The Ochrobactrum quorumnocens genome has a segment encoding these proteins:
- a CDS encoding TIGR02444 family protein translates to MNDIDSQSELWSFMLKLYAEPGIPHALLGLQDDHAIDVPFFLAVLHAVTTNHHVTAKAVSALYAEVQEWREKIVIPLRAVRKALKVHSWITRFESTSAFRETIKSVELNAEKIEVVVLERLIPTYFAVEPIDEKPDIFAVSLVLLKVFGFSALAHLPAEAEFIARTIARDHRTDMCNSSSGLDPNRL, encoded by the coding sequence ATGAATGATATTGACTCACAATCAGAGCTTTGGAGCTTTATGCTCAAACTTTATGCCGAGCCCGGAATTCCGCATGCCTTACTGGGCTTACAAGACGATCACGCCATTGACGTGCCATTTTTTTTGGCGGTTCTGCACGCGGTGACAACGAACCATCACGTTACGGCAAAAGCTGTCAGTGCTTTATATGCTGAGGTACAAGAATGGCGCGAAAAGATCGTTATCCCGCTGAGAGCTGTCAGAAAGGCGCTGAAGGTGCATTCGTGGATAACACGTTTTGAGAGTACGAGTGCCTTCCGAGAAACTATAAAAAGCGTTGAGTTAAATGCCGAAAAAATTGAGGTTGTAGTTCTGGAAAGACTGATTCCCACCTATTTCGCGGTGGAACCCATTGATGAGAAGCCCGACATTTTCGCCGTTTCGCTGGTGTTATTAAAAGTCTTTGGCTTTTCAGCGCTAGCCCATCTTCCGGCAGAAGCTGAATTTATAGCTAGAACGATTGCGCGCGACCATCGAACGGACATGTGTAATTCTTCGAGTGGGCTTGACCCAAACAGACTATGA
- a CDS encoding SMP-30/gluconolactonase/LRE family protein: protein MSAALVFRIALRANAIIGESPIWSERRNRLLWIDIMGRLLHSYDPVSGVDEVIDIPGDVGLLAESPTGQIVLGIDCELAHLGADGRIERFARAPHADQAFRFNDGKYDRQGRLWTGLMNKERQKGVGILYRFDPDGTWHIAETGFDLPNGLEWSQDGQTLYYTDSHKGEIYAYDFDQVTGGISNRRLFFDMDPSEGKPDGLTMDSAGYLLSVLFDGSAIVRIAPGGSLERLIALPVPRATSCAFGGDGRTLFVTTAQIGLTDDQIACAPASGALLEFDYEDAVLKHHNMS, encoded by the coding sequence ATGAGCGCCGCTCTCGTCTTCAGGATTGCACTCAGAGCTAACGCGATTATTGGAGAAAGTCCTATCTGGAGCGAGCGGCGCAACCGGCTGCTGTGGATCGACATAATGGGCAGGCTGCTCCATAGCTATGATCCGGTCTCCGGGGTTGATGAAGTCATCGACATTCCCGGCGATGTGGGCCTGCTGGCAGAGAGCCCCACAGGGCAGATCGTTCTGGGCATCGACTGCGAGCTGGCACACCTCGGAGCGGATGGCCGCATCGAACGCTTTGCACGCGCTCCACATGCCGATCAGGCATTCCGGTTCAACGACGGGAAATATGACCGCCAAGGTCGGCTGTGGACAGGCCTCATGAATAAGGAAAGACAAAAGGGCGTCGGCATCCTTTACCGGTTCGATCCAGATGGAACGTGGCATATCGCGGAGACAGGCTTCGATCTGCCCAATGGTCTGGAATGGAGCCAGGATGGCCAAACGCTCTATTACACTGACTCCCACAAGGGAGAGATCTACGCCTACGACTTCGATCAGGTCACGGGCGGAATCAGCAACCGCCGTCTATTCTTCGATATGGATCCCAGTGAGGGAAAGCCTGATGGCCTGACGATGGACAGCGCCGGCTATCTTCTCAGTGTCCTATTCGACGGATCGGCCATCGTTCGCATTGCTCCTGGCGGCTCTCTTGAGCGTCTGATCGCTCTCCCTGTGCCGCGCGCGACGAGTTGCGCCTTTGGCGGCGATGGCCGGACTTTGTTCGTTACCACAGCCCAGATCGGCTTGACAGATGATCAGATTGCCTGCGCACCGGCCTCAGGAGCGCTTCTGGAATTCGATTATGAGGACGCGGTGCTTAAGCATCACAACATGTCATAG
- a CDS encoding carbohydrate ABC transporter permease, with amino-acid sequence MACYLLAFLWLLPLLYAVWMAFHPPEYEARFELFAPLTLDNFTNAWRAAPFARYFLNTFMLITTILISQFIICTLAAFAFARYDFRGKTIIFMLVLVQLMIMPEVLLVENYRTIAKLGLVDTVVAMGLPYMASAFGIFLLRQTFLTVPKELDDAARVEGAGALTTLLKVYVPLAKPIYVAYGLVSVSYHWNNLLWPLVITNSVSTRPLTVGLQVFSSPDQGVQWSIISAAALMTSAPLLVGFLLFQRQFVQSFMRAGIK; translated from the coding sequence ATGGCCTGCTATCTTCTGGCCTTCTTGTGGCTATTACCGTTGCTCTATGCGGTGTGGATGGCGTTCCATCCGCCGGAATATGAAGCGCGATTCGAATTGTTCGCACCGCTCACACTGGATAATTTCACAAATGCGTGGCGTGCCGCACCTTTCGCGCGCTACTTTCTCAACACATTTATGCTGATCACTACTATTTTGATTAGTCAGTTCATCATCTGCACCCTCGCAGCCTTTGCTTTTGCCCGTTATGACTTTCGTGGCAAGACTATAATTTTTATGCTGGTACTGGTGCAATTGATGATTATGCCGGAAGTATTGCTGGTAGAGAATTACCGTACCATTGCCAAGCTTGGTTTGGTGGATACAGTGGTGGCGATGGGACTACCCTACATGGCATCGGCCTTCGGCATATTCCTGCTGAGACAGACCTTCCTGACGGTACCGAAAGAACTAGACGATGCGGCGCGTGTGGAAGGGGCGGGTGCACTCACCACGCTTCTCAAGGTTTATGTCCCATTGGCCAAGCCCATTTATGTGGCGTATGGTCTGGTTTCAGTCAGCTATCACTGGAACAACTTGCTCTGGCCATTGGTCATAACAAATTCAGTTTCGACCCGTCCACTTACGGTTGGCCTACAGGTGTTTTCCTCGCCAGATCAGGGGGTACAGTGGAGCATTATTTCAGCGGCAGCATTGATGACCTCAGCACCCTTGCTGGTCGGCTTTCTTCTGTTCCAGCGTCAGTTCGTGCAGAGCTTCATGCGCGCCGGTATCAAATGA
- a CDS encoding ABC transporter ATP-binding protein, producing MSGIEIVNLNKKWATFHAVNDVNFAVEPGTLTVLLGPSGCGKSTSLRLIAGLDSVTSGQIIIGGKDVTNSAPAKRSLAMVFQSYALFPHLSVAENIIFGLRVRRVSAGERDKRLKRAADILGLSHLLERRPSQLSGGQQQRVALGRAIVAEASVCLMDEPLSNLDAQLRHEMRKEIRNLQQQLGMTMVYVTHDQIEAMSLADQVILMKGGRIEQKAKPSELYLKPATTFVARFIGTPPMNIISLADYNGKAAISGAADGPAIIEGPGQGLVLGLRPEEIRISHEGRVKALIEAIEYHGADSILECRVGDQTLQVRVEGVRQLNVGDTVGLTWLPSAVHIFDEVEGHRVERTVLPV from the coding sequence ATGTCCGGTATTGAGATCGTCAATCTCAACAAAAAGTGGGCGACATTCCACGCGGTTAACGATGTGAATTTTGCCGTTGAGCCAGGAACACTGACTGTGCTGCTGGGACCGTCCGGTTGCGGTAAATCCACATCTCTGCGCTTGATTGCGGGATTGGATTCAGTCACTTCCGGGCAGATCATTATCGGCGGCAAGGACGTGACCAATTCAGCGCCAGCAAAGCGCAGTCTGGCTATGGTTTTTCAGTCTTATGCATTGTTCCCGCATCTAAGTGTTGCTGAGAATATTATTTTCGGCCTGCGAGTGCGCAGAGTTTCTGCTGGTGAGCGTGACAAGCGTCTGAAGCGTGCAGCCGATATTCTGGGCTTGTCGCACCTACTTGAAAGGCGTCCGTCCCAACTTTCAGGTGGGCAGCAACAACGCGTTGCGCTGGGGCGCGCTATTGTAGCGGAAGCTTCAGTTTGTTTGATGGATGAGCCTCTCTCCAATCTTGATGCGCAGTTGCGTCATGAGATGCGCAAGGAAATCCGCAACCTGCAACAGCAGCTCGGCATGACCATGGTGTATGTCACCCATGATCAGATTGAAGCCATGAGCCTTGCCGATCAGGTTATTCTGATGAAGGGTGGCAGGATTGAACAGAAGGCTAAGCCTTCGGAGCTCTATCTGAAACCCGCAACAACTTTTGTAGCTCGTTTTATCGGCACGCCGCCGATGAATATTATCAGTTTGGCTGATTATAACGGTAAGGCTGCGATCAGCGGCGCTGCCGATGGTCCGGCAATTATCGAAGGACCGGGGCAAGGACTGGTGTTGGGATTGCGCCCTGAGGAAATCCGCATCTCTCATGAAGGACGGGTCAAAGCTCTTATCGAGGCGATCGAATATCACGGTGCGGACAGCATTCTTGAATGCAGAGTTGGAGATCAGACTTTGCAGGTGCGTGTTGAAGGTGTGCGTCAGCTTAACGTTGGCGATACCGTTGGTCTGACATGGCTTCCGTCTGCTGTGCACATATTCGATGAAGTAGAGGGACATAGGGTCGAGCGCACAGTCTTACCTGTCTAA
- a CDS encoding 5'/3'-nucleotidase SurE codes for MITQTGQEFCPNIIEQKYLICKECTHKSYIRSQIAENLLQRRGIFKRWNMRILISNDDGIDAHGIALLEKAARLLTDDVWIIAPDGNRSANGHCVSLTAGFSVSKLADKRYSCTGSPVDCVIAAVHWVFRDQKLPDLVLSGINAGRNVAEDVSYSGTMAVAREGALNGFASVAFSAPRDCEPIDMAGLKWLSSHIRNFWETRSEWAHDGHWLNVNLPRKLPAALEMAEIGRDKNLKYVNIQEETENSVRIQPLADRDYKSNGNDENALIDAGKASVTNPNWFGHSKVPVSVTAHKPS; via the coding sequence GTGATAACGCAAACGGGTCAAGAATTCTGTCCAAACATAATTGAACAAAAATATTTAATTTGCAAAGAATGTACACATAAATCATATATTCGATCACAAATTGCAGAGAATCTCCTGCAGCGGAGAGGTATTTTCAAGAGGTGGAATATGCGGATTTTGATTTCGAACGATGACGGTATTGATGCGCACGGAATTGCTCTGCTTGAAAAAGCCGCGCGTCTTTTGACTGATGATGTTTGGATCATTGCGCCCGACGGCAATCGGAGCGCAAACGGCCACTGTGTTTCGCTCACGGCTGGATTTTCGGTCAGTAAATTGGCGGACAAGCGTTATTCGTGTACCGGCTCTCCTGTTGATTGTGTGATTGCCGCGGTTCATTGGGTGTTTCGTGATCAGAAGCTGCCGGATCTTGTTTTGTCGGGCATCAATGCTGGGCGCAATGTTGCAGAAGATGTATCTTACTCCGGCACAATGGCGGTTGCCCGCGAAGGAGCGCTGAATGGATTCGCTTCAGTCGCATTTTCTGCACCGCGCGATTGTGAACCTATAGATATGGCCGGTTTGAAATGGCTTTCCAGTCACATTCGTAATTTCTGGGAAACCAGAAGCGAGTGGGCGCATGATGGTCATTGGCTCAATGTCAATTTACCGCGCAAGTTGCCTGCCGCATTGGAAATGGCAGAAATCGGCCGCGATAAAAACCTGAAGTACGTCAATATCCAGGAAGAAACAGAGAACTCTGTTCGCATTCAGCCATTGGCCGATCGCGATTATAAGTCCAATGGTAATGATGAAAACGCGTTGATTGATGCGGGCAAGGCCAGCGTGACCAACCCTAATTGGTTTGGTCATTCAAAAGTACCGGTTTCTGTAACGGCGCATAAGCCGTCGTAA
- a CDS encoding SDR family NAD(P)-dependent oxidoreductase: protein MMNLLDFRGRTVLITGAARGLGLAYARAVGQLGAFVLLHDVGAKTDGTGTEPTLVESVAASLFLEGIIAHPYHTPINTRDDCHTLVRECLAVNGRLDAVIHNAGWVGYERIEDFQDASFDHMMTVTAKAPLWIAQAAWPSMREAGYGRIVLTTSCRALYPQYVQKGLASYAAAKMAAVGIMNVLADEGAAHGIIVNAVSPVAKTRMWGVEGEPDELKPETVAPGVAFLASAACIEGGWILRAANGQFHATRSVEAEGVDYPRDLRAVHADTPAAVANAWRQIAVLAQEPRS from the coding sequence ATGATGAACTTGTTAGATTTTCGCGGACGTACTGTCCTTATAACCGGAGCTGCACGAGGCTTAGGTCTTGCCTATGCGCGAGCAGTTGGTCAACTCGGCGCCTTTGTCCTGTTGCATGATGTCGGAGCAAAGACGGATGGAACCGGCACCGAGCCCACACTTGTGGAAAGTGTAGCCGCAAGCCTTTTCTTAGAGGGGATCATAGCGCACCCCTATCACACCCCGATAAACACGCGTGATGACTGCCATACCTTGGTGCGCGAATGCCTGGCCGTAAACGGACGCCTCGATGCGGTGATCCACAATGCCGGCTGGGTCGGCTACGAACGGATCGAGGATTTTCAGGATGCCTCATTCGACCACATGATGACCGTCACGGCGAAAGCACCGCTCTGGATCGCTCAAGCCGCATGGCCCAGCATGCGTGAGGCTGGCTATGGCCGGATTGTGCTGACAACCTCATGCCGCGCTCTTTATCCGCAATATGTGCAGAAGGGTCTTGCCTCTTACGCCGCAGCCAAGATGGCAGCCGTGGGCATCATGAACGTGCTTGCAGACGAAGGGGCTGCGCACGGCATTATCGTCAATGCGGTTTCTCCGGTTGCAAAGACCCGGATGTGGGGCGTGGAGGGCGAACCGGACGAGCTGAAACCCGAAACTGTTGCCCCGGGTGTAGCTTTCCTTGCCTCTGCCGCATGTATAGAAGGGGGCTGGATATTGCGTGCCGCAAACGGGCAGTTCCATGCGACCCGCTCAGTTGAGGCCGAGGGGGTGGATTATCCGCGTGACCTGCGCGCGGTTCACGCTGACACTCCAGCCGCTGTGGCTAATGCATGGCGCCAGATTGCAGTTCTTGCACAGGAACCACGGTCATGA
- a CDS encoding metallophosphoesterase family protein produces MSKFSILQISDTHLSPRTEHFRENNRLLARPLAESDHDFIIHTGDITLDGIRYNEDYAMCREFFNETGKVIYFLAGNHDIGDNPNLSRPESENGSAINAARYIRFADYFGADRWVIDRSNWRIIGISSMLIGSGLPQEAEQYDWIDEQVRSLNDRYLAVFSHQPIYINNMDSTELTYWTVDPKGWARLHTLINHPNLRLIASGHLHQQRSTKRGNVHLEWCSSIAFTTTAELVPEMGGTREVGYMEHHFSDDGSIESKVLKQEGFENSHLEDVIKAVYPLIGG; encoded by the coding sequence ATGTCCAAATTCAGCATATTACAGATTTCAGATACGCATCTTTCACCACGAACTGAGCATTTCCGGGAGAACAACCGCTTGCTGGCCCGACCACTTGCGGAATCAGACCATGACTTCATCATCCATACCGGTGACATCACGTTGGACGGCATCCGCTATAATGAAGATTATGCGATGTGCCGCGAATTCTTTAATGAGACTGGGAAAGTTATCTACTTCCTCGCGGGCAATCATGATATCGGCGACAACCCAAATCTCTCAAGACCGGAAAGTGAAAATGGCAGCGCCATCAACGCCGCGCGATATATAAGATTTGCTGATTATTTTGGCGCTGATCGTTGGGTGATTGATCGTAGCAACTGGCGAATAATCGGAATCAGTTCAATGTTAATCGGTTCTGGTCTGCCGCAGGAAGCAGAACAGTATGACTGGATAGACGAACAAGTTAGGTCACTCAACGACCGTTATCTGGCGGTTTTTTCCCACCAGCCGATCTATATCAACAACATGGACAGCACTGAGTTAACTTACTGGACCGTTGACCCAAAAGGTTGGGCTCGCCTTCACACCCTTATCAATCACCCGAACCTGCGCCTGATCGCCAGCGGCCATCTTCACCAGCAACGATCGACCAAGCGGGGAAATGTGCATCTGGAATGGTGCTCATCTATTGCTTTTACAACAACGGCAGAACTTGTGCCGGAAATGGGGGGCACCCGCGAAGTTGGCTATATGGAACATCATTTTTCTGATGACGGCAGCATCGAAAGCAAAGTGCTCAAGCAGGAGGGCTTCGAGAATAGTCACCTCGAAGACGTGATCAAAGCGGTTTATCCGCTGATCGGCGGCTAA
- a CDS encoding ABC transporter substrate-binding protein, whose amino-acid sequence MKLQAKRAIKTLFVTSVTLAVLGGWGTAQAEPVEINFYYPVAIGGPVTKIVEDLIARFEGQHPDIKVKPIYSGTYPETLSKSLTAFKSGQAPEVAVMLSTDMFTLIEEDAIVPYEDLAKTDDDKAWLAGFTPVFMVNSRSEDKTWGVPFQRGTTVFFWNKEAFKEVGLDPEKGPQDWAEVVDFATKLTKRTANGSVERWGMQVPSSLTSYWLLQGYVAQNGGKIAEPDGKKTYFNSPEVVDAMQYWVDLAAKHNVMKPGVIEWATNPKDFFESRAAMMTTTSGNLTNVKNNAPFPFGVQILPKNKAFGAPTSGGNAYIFNVEDETKQQAAFQFVKWLSSADQAAEWSIKTGYIAARDDAWETEAMKKYVEDFPGAKVPHDQIPYMVPELSTYENQRVARVIDDAIEASLTGNKSVEKALEDAQAEAERILKPYN is encoded by the coding sequence ATGAAATTGCAGGCAAAGCGAGCAATAAAAACACTGTTTGTTACTTCAGTAACGCTGGCGGTTCTGGGCGGCTGGGGAACAGCTCAGGCCGAACCCGTTGAGATCAATTTTTATTATCCGGTAGCGATCGGCGGACCGGTAACCAAAATCGTTGAGGACTTAATCGCCCGTTTTGAAGGGCAGCATCCGGATATCAAGGTAAAGCCGATTTACTCTGGCACTTATCCTGAAACACTGAGCAAATCACTGACGGCATTCAAATCCGGTCAGGCACCAGAGGTGGCGGTTATGCTCTCAACAGATATGTTCACGCTGATTGAGGAAGATGCCATCGTACCATATGAGGACCTGGCCAAGACCGATGATGATAAGGCATGGCTTGCAGGTTTCACACCGGTTTTCATGGTCAACAGCAGGAGCGAGGACAAGACATGGGGTGTGCCTTTTCAGCGTGGCACTACGGTGTTCTTCTGGAATAAAGAGGCTTTCAAGGAAGTCGGGCTTGATCCCGAGAAAGGTCCGCAGGACTGGGCGGAGGTTGTTGATTTTGCAACCAAGCTGACCAAGCGGACGGCAAATGGCAGTGTTGAACGTTGGGGTATGCAGGTCCCGTCCTCGCTGACGTCTTATTGGCTGCTACAGGGGTATGTTGCGCAAAACGGTGGAAAAATTGCTGAGCCGGACGGCAAAAAAACCTATTTCAACTCTCCCGAAGTTGTTGATGCGATGCAATATTGGGTTGATTTGGCAGCTAAGCACAACGTTATGAAGCCCGGTGTGATCGAATGGGCAACCAATCCAAAGGACTTCTTTGAAAGTCGTGCCGCAATGATGACCACCACAAGCGGTAATCTGACGAATGTAAAGAACAACGCTCCTTTTCCGTTCGGCGTACAGATCCTCCCCAAAAACAAAGCTTTCGGAGCTCCGACGAGTGGCGGTAATGCTTATATTTTCAATGTTGAAGATGAGACAAAGCAACAGGCAGCGTTTCAATTCGTGAAATGGCTTTCATCCGCTGATCAAGCTGCGGAATGGAGCATCAAAACCGGCTATATTGCCGCCCGAGATGACGCATGGGAAACGGAAGCCATGAAGAAGTATGTAGAGGATTTTCCAGGCGCAAAAGTGCCGCATGATCAGATTCCCTACATGGTGCCAGAACTCTCCACTTACGAAAATCAGCGTGTTGCCCGTGTGATCGATGACGCGATCGAAGCGTCGCTCACAGGCAATAAAAGCGTTGAAAAAGCCCTTGAAGATGCTCAGGCCGAAGCGGAACGTATCCTTAAACCGTATAATTAA
- a CDS encoding carbohydrate ABC transporter permease has translation MNQVKNQLTPWLLLLPATVLLAVFTHIPAVMTFINSFYQTPRGRRPPRFVGLDHYTTMINDPVFWAALKNNAIYALGTVPASIALAMLMAIIVNSSIRGRSLMRMSFFLPTVLPMIAVANIWLFFYTPGYGLIDQFLGLFGFHETNWLGNPDTVLGSLMVLAIWKEAGFFMIFYLAALQQISPTLSEAAALEGTGRWYFFRRVTFPLLMPTTLFVLINAMINAFRLIDHVIVMTRGGPDNASTLLLYYVYNVAFRFWDTAYASALTVVLLLALALIAFVQFGVLDRKVHYK, from the coding sequence GTGAATCAGGTGAAAAACCAGCTGACACCCTGGCTTCTGCTGTTACCAGCCACTGTACTGCTGGCGGTGTTTACGCATATTCCAGCGGTGATGACATTCATCAATAGCTTCTATCAGACACCACGCGGCCGGCGTCCGCCGCGGTTTGTTGGTCTGGATCATTATACAACAATGATCAATGATCCGGTCTTCTGGGCCGCGCTTAAGAATAATGCGATCTATGCACTTGGCACCGTGCCTGCCTCTATCGCTCTGGCAATGCTGATGGCGATCATCGTGAATTCATCCATTCGCGGTCGCTCGCTGATGCGAATGTCTTTCTTTCTGCCGACTGTATTGCCGATGATAGCAGTGGCCAATATTTGGCTGTTTTTCTATACACCCGGCTATGGGCTGATTGACCAATTTCTGGGGCTGTTCGGCTTCCATGAAACCAACTGGCTTGGTAATCCTGATACTGTGCTTGGTAGTTTGATGGTACTGGCGATCTGGAAAGAAGCAGGCTTCTTCATGATCTTCTATCTCGCCGCATTGCAGCAGATCAGTCCTACACTCTCAGAAGCGGCAGCCCTAGAAGGTACAGGACGTTGGTATTTCTTCCGCCGGGTGACCTTCCCGCTATTGATGCCGACAACTTTGTTCGTGCTGATTAACGCAATGATTAATGCGTTCCGACTTATCGATCATGTGATTGTTATGACACGCGGCGGACCGGATAACGCCAGTACTCTGCTGCTTTACTATGTTTACAACGTTGCATTCCGCTTCTGGGATACGGCTTATGCATCTGCTTTGACAGTTGTGCTGTTGCTCGCACTGGCTCTCATTGCTTTCGTCCAGTTCGGGGTTCTTGATCGCAAGGTGCATTACAAATGA
- a CDS encoding UbiX family flavin prenyltransferase — protein sequence MSVQRLVIGISGASGATYGLKALDLARSVGVETHLVVSRAALLTLHQELGIQRSELSSQADVVHSAANVGASIASGSFRTMGMLIAPCSVKTMSEIATGVTSTLMSRAADVVLKERRRLVLMVRETPLHLGHLKTMTALTEMGAIIMPPVPAFYSQPNSIDEMVCHSVGRALDLFGIETGTVKRWDGMKSGS from the coding sequence ATGAGTGTTCAACGCCTGGTGATAGGAATTTCTGGTGCTTCGGGTGCGACTTATGGGCTCAAAGCATTAGATTTGGCGCGATCGGTAGGCGTTGAAACGCATCTTGTCGTTTCACGCGCAGCGCTCCTCACGCTCCATCAGGAGCTTGGCATACAAAGATCGGAATTGTCGTCTCAAGCCGATGTCGTTCATTCTGCCGCAAATGTAGGCGCTTCGATTGCATCGGGTTCATTCAGAACAATGGGTATGCTTATCGCTCCTTGCTCTGTTAAAACCATGTCCGAGATAGCCACGGGAGTGACTTCGACGCTTATGAGCAGGGCTGCCGATGTGGTTTTGAAAGAACGGCGTCGACTGGTCCTTATGGTGAGAGAAACGCCGCTCCATTTGGGGCATTTGAAAACGATGACGGCTCTCACGGAAATGGGTGCCATCATAATGCCACCCGTTCCTGCCTTTTACTCGCAACCCAATAGTATTGATGAGATGGTCTGCCATTCGGTGGGCCGCGCTCTTGATCTGTTCGGCATTGAAACCGGCACGGTAAAACGTTGGGACGGGATGAAATCCGGATCATAG
- a CDS encoding UTRA domain-containing protein: protein MNSSDQPLYAQIKSAIDKKIETAEWPANFQVPSEDDLAGTFSASRLTVRRALRELQADGVLLRIQGRGTFVIGPRMQCAIFNLPDASEEVILSGGAHSSRVLQHETLSADNPRRNMLQSSPENEVFYSKLLHLEDGTPIQIEERYVNSSEAPDYLQQDFNLITPNSWLLRNTIVTTVDNTIRAIRADEDIREILQIEISQPCLLVDRQTWRDGIPVTRSRFTYPGDRYRLRSSHEARATRVTSSGPSR from the coding sequence ATGAACAGTTCAGACCAACCATTGTATGCTCAAATAAAAAGCGCCATCGACAAAAAGATTGAAACAGCAGAATGGCCGGCAAACTTTCAGGTGCCTTCGGAAGATGATCTCGCGGGAACCTTTAGCGCGTCTCGTCTAACTGTTAGAAGGGCATTGCGGGAATTGCAGGCTGATGGCGTTCTCTTGCGCATTCAGGGGCGCGGAACTTTCGTCATCGGTCCCCGAATGCAATGCGCCATTTTCAATTTGCCAGACGCTTCAGAGGAAGTGATCCTGTCGGGTGGCGCGCATAGCAGCCGTGTTTTGCAGCACGAGACTTTGAGTGCGGACAACCCACGGCGCAACATGTTGCAGAGCTCACCGGAAAATGAAGTTTTCTATTCCAAGCTTTTGCATCTTGAAGATGGCACGCCAATCCAGATCGAAGAGCGATATGTCAATAGCTCTGAAGCGCCCGATTATCTCCAACAAGACTTCAACCTGATTACCCCGAATTCCTGGCTGTTGCGCAACACGATTGTCACGACAGTGGACAATACCATCCGTGCCATACGCGCGGATGAAGATATTCGCGAAATCCTGCAGATTGAAATCAGTCAACCCTGCCTGCTTGTAGACAGGCAGACATGGCGGGACGGGATACCAGTCACACGCAGCCGCTTCACATATCCCGGGGATCGTTACCGTTTGCGCTCCTCACACGAGGCACGTGCCACCCGGGTGACGTCTTCCGGCCCAAGCCGATAG
- a CDS encoding LysR family transcriptional regulator, with amino-acid sequence MIDLRKMEQFVAVAEEGHFHRAAHRLGMSQPPLTVAIKRLEEDLGVVLIQRGGNRTMGLTPAGYAFLREARETLRQAHYSICIAQETAAGFNGLLRLGYVGSALYGRLPDTVREFRDTRPDVRLELHEATTATQIARLLNGTLDAAVIIPPIADGEGIELHGFDNDRLCMALPLDHPLSEKEKLTLAELADINFVLWPIIEGRGFHLRVIRLCADAGFVPQIIQEAHGMHAVLSLVSVGAGVSIVPESMSSFRPDRIAYRSITEPQADFELSLAVCEPTPATTAFVNLATTLPRRFNTESMSSL; translated from the coding sequence ATGATCGATCTGCGTAAAATGGAGCAGTTCGTCGCCGTTGCGGAGGAGGGGCACTTCCACCGTGCGGCTCACCGCCTCGGTATGTCCCAACCGCCCTTGACGGTTGCGATTAAACGGCTGGAAGAGGATCTGGGTGTGGTGCTGATCCAGCGGGGAGGCAACCGGACAATGGGCCTGACCCCCGCCGGTTACGCGTTTCTCCGTGAAGCGCGTGAGACACTTCGTCAGGCGCATTACTCGATCTGTATAGCGCAGGAGACCGCAGCTGGTTTTAACGGCCTTCTACGGCTGGGGTATGTCGGTAGCGCTCTCTATGGTCGTTTACCCGATACGGTAAGGGAATTCAGAGATACAAGGCCCGATGTGCGTTTGGAATTGCACGAGGCAACCACAGCCACACAGATTGCCAGACTGCTGAACGGCACGCTTGATGCCGCAGTCATCATTCCTCCAATAGCAGATGGGGAAGGGATCGAGTTGCACGGCTTCGATAACGACCGGCTTTGCATGGCTTTGCCGCTTGATCATCCCTTATCCGAGAAGGAAAAGTTAACTCTTGCGGAGCTCGCTGATATAAACTTTGTGCTATGGCCAATTATCGAAGGGCGTGGCTTCCACCTTCGGGTGATCCGTTTGTGTGCCGACGCCGGATTTGTGCCTCAGATTATCCAGGAGGCGCATGGTATGCATGCCGTTTTATCACTTGTCTCAGTGGGCGCTGGGGTTTCCATTGTCCCAGAGAGCATGTCAAGCTTCCGACCGGATCGCATTGCGTATCGCTCAATCACCGAGCCGCAAGCAGATTTCGAGCTGTCATTGGCCGTCTGCGAGCCGACACCAGCGACTACAGCATTTGTGAACCTAGCCACGACGCTGCCAAGACGCTTTAACACTGAAAGTATGTCAAGTTTATAA